GCGGGCACCGTGATCCTGTTCTGGCCCGCGGGGGGCCTGGAGCGGCGGCAGTGCGCGGGCATGCTGGCCGCCTTGGCCGGCAGCCTCGCCTCCGCCGTCAACCTGGTCACCATGAAGAAGCGCTCCCGGCATACGGACATCTACGTGCTCAATTGCGTCGGCATGGCCATCGGCTCGGCCTGCCTGCTGGGGCTCAGCGCGCTCAGCGAGTCCTACTCGGGCCTGCGCTGGTCGCAGTCCAACGTCATCGCCTTGGTCTATCTCTCGCTGTTCGGCTCGGTGGCAGCCTTCCTGAGCTACTACCACCTCATCAAGACCATGGACGCCACGCCTTTGAGCCTGATCTCGCTCATCATCCCTATCGTGGCCGTGGTCCTGGGCTGGGCTTTCCTCGGCGAGAAGGTGACGGCCGCCACCGGCGCGGGCATCGCCACCATCCTGGCGGGAGTCTGCATCGCGGTCCTGCCGGCGCGCCGGCCCAAGACGCCGGCTCAGCCGGCGGGCGTGTAGAGGATCTCGACGGATTTGGCCGGCCGGGCGCACAGGGAGCTGCCGTCCATGAGAAAGCCCCGCACCACGGGCCGGGCCGGCAGGATATGGCCCGCGGCATCGATGTCCACGTAGACCGCGGCGAAAGCCAGGTTCAGCTCGCCGCAGGCCGCCGGCTTCTCATGGGACCATATCTCCGCCACGACGTTCCAGCCGTCGGCCTCGCGCGCTCCCCCGCTCACATGGAAGCGCCCGGAGGACGGCTCGCCTTCCACCATGAGGGCCCCCTTGTCGCTGAACGGCAGGTCCCAGCCCGACTCCACGGCCACGCCGGCGCGCTTGATGCAGATCCGCAACGGCAGGCCCAAGGCGTCGGCTTCGGCTTGCGGCGGGCGCGTCCAGCAGGCGTTCACCTCGGAGTAGGTCTCGCGCGGGGTCGGAGACGCCGCGGGCGCCTGGGACTCGGCGCGCGCGGGGACGACGGCCGCAGCGGCCTGGGAGAAGGCTTCCTCCAGGGATGGGGCGGCGAGGAGCGGCGTGCACAGGAACAGGGCGGAAAGCGAGAGCAGGGTTTTTATAGTGGAGCTATGATAACATGATTCCGGCTGGCCGCTTTGGGTCTCCAGTCCCCGCCCGGAGGGGTCCAAATGGCCCATGGTCATCAATGGGCTATGATATAATAATGTTTTCAGGCGAAACTTCTTGTCCATGATCCTCCTGCTCCTGCAGTTCTCGAAGCTGGCCGGAACCGGCGCCGTCGCGCTCGGCAGCTTCATCCTTTTCTGCTGGCTCGCGAATCACAACGCGCTGCTCAAGCTCCCCGCAGGCTTGCTCGCCGTGCACCCGGCTACGGCGATCCTGTTCATATTGGCGGGGGTTTCGCTGCGCCTTTCCGGTCTGACCTCTGTCCGGTGGCGGCGCGCCGGGCAGCTGTGCGCAGGCTTGCTGGTCTTCATCATCATGGCCGTGCCGGTCAGCTGGTTCGAACGGTTCTTCCGCGGGCCGGGGAGCGCCATGATGCAGTTGGATCCCCTGGCCTCCCTGAGCCTGCTCGGGGCTGGATTGGCATTGATCGCCCTGGACGTCGAGTGGCCGCGCGGGTTCTGGCCGGCCCAGTACTTGTGCATCGCGGGCCTGTCTTTAGGGTTGTTGACGCTGGTCGGATACGGCTACGGGATCAAGCCCTTGCTGCACCAAGCCCTTTCCTTCGACGTGATGCAGCTCAACATCGCCCTGACCATCGCCATCCTGAATCTCGGCATACTGTGCGTCCGGCCCGACCGGGGGCTCATGGCCCTGGCCATCAGCCAGGGCCCCGGCGGCTCGACCGTGCGGGTGCTGCTGCCGGCGATGATCATCATACCCACCGGCCTCGCGGCGATCCGGTTGGCCGCGGCGAACACCGGCCTGTACTACAGCGTCTCGGGCTCCACGACCTTCGGCCTGGCCAACCTGCTGGTCTTCGCCATCCTGATCTGGTGGAATGCCGCCTCGCTGCAGCGGATCAGCGCCGAGCAGAATCGGGCCAAGCAGCAGGCCGAGGCGCTCCTGTTCTCCATCAGCGACGGCATCCTGATGCTCGACGAGAAGGGCCTCATCCAGCTCGCCAACCGCCGGCTGCGCGAGTTCCTGGACTTGAGCCCGGCCCTGAACATCGAAGGCAAGAGCCTGCGCGAGGTCATGCCTGACTCGCGCCTGCGCGAGGCGGTGCTCCAGGCCTGCGCCGAGCCTCGTCCGAACGTCTTCCGGGAAATCGACCTTTCGACGGAGGAGAGGCGCCGCTACCTGCGCATCAGCGCGGTGCCGGTCGTGGCCCCGGCGACCGGCGCGACGCTGGGGGTGATCACGGCCGTGCGCGACGCCACTTTCGAGAAGGACCTCGACAAGATGAAGGAGGACTTCCTCCACGACATCACCCATGACCTGCGCAATCCCGTCGGCTCGGCCATGGGCTTCGTGGACGTGCTCCTCAAGGGCACGGTCGGCGAGCTCAACCCCGAGCAGAAATCGATGCTGGCCTCCGTCAGACGCTCGGCCAGCCGCCTGATGGGCATGATCAACAACATCCTGGACATCGCCAAGATGGATTCGGGCCGCATCCAGATGGACCTGCGCCCCGCTTCGCTGACCGCCATCGCCGGCCGCGCGGTCGCCGAGATGGCGCCCCTGGCCCGGCCCAAGAACATCAAGCTGGCTCTGGAGACCGTCGAAGACCATGTCGTCACGGCCGATGCGGAGCTCTTGCTGCGGGTGGTGGTCAACCTGGTGGGCAACGCCATCAAGTTCACGCCCGAGGCGGGGGTGGTGACGGTGCGCGTCACGGACAAGGGGCCGGCGGCGGAGCTCGAGGTCGCCGACACGGGCGAAGGCATTCCGCTCGAGGACCAGACGCGCATATTCCAGAAATTCGAGCAGGTGGCGCGGCAGAGGCGCGGGGGCACGGGGCTGGGTCTGGCCATAGCCAAGTTCTTTGTGGAGGCGCACCGCGGCCGCATCTGGGTGGATTCGCAGGAGGGCAAGGGTTCGCGCTTCACCTTCACCATCCCCAAGGGTCTGGCGCACGACAAAGACGGGGCCGTGGTCTTGGGACCTGCGCCTGCGCCGCCGCCGGGCCAGGCCAAGAAGAGCCCTCAGGGCACGGAGCAGGCCAAGCCCTGTTGAGCGAAGGTGCGGGCCGCCGCCTCGGTCCTTCCGCCTAGAGGGTCCGCGTCCGGCAGGCAGGCGGGCGCGCGGCCGAGCCCCTCCCACTTGCCCAGCCCCAGGGGATGGTACGGGATCAGTTCGATCCTCCCGAGCTTGAGCTCATGGAGCAGCCCGGCCAGGGCCGAAAGGTTCTCCGGGGTGTCCGAGATGCCCGGCACCACGGTCAGACGGGGCACGAGTCTTCCTGGACAAAGGCCGGCGAGAAACCGGAAATTGTCCAGGATCAGCCGGTTGTCTTGCCCGGTGAGCCGGCGATGCCGCTCCGGGTCCAAGACCTTCAGATCGAACAGAAAAAGATCCACGGCCGGCTCCAGGGCCGCTAGGGTCCCGGGCTGGGCCTGCCCGCAGGTCTCCACGGCGCAGTGTATGCCGCGGCCGCGGCAGCCGGCCAGCAATTCCCCCAGGAATACCGCCTGGGAAAAAGGCTCTCCTCCCGAGAAAGTGACGCCGCCTCCGGAGTTGCGGTAGAAGTCCCGGTCGCGCTCGATCTCGTCGAGCAGTTCCTCCGCCGCGACTTCGCGGCCGACCAGGCCCAGGGCGCCGCTCGGGCAGGCCTCCACCGCGGCCAGATCCGGGGATGCCGCGGCGCAGCGGCCGCAGGCGACGCAGAGCCCGGGCCTGCGCATGAGCTCGGGCCGGGCTTGCTGGGATTCGGGGTTGCAGCACCAGGCGCAGCTCAGCGGGCAGCCCTTGAGGAAGACCAAGGACCGTATGCCCGGCCCGTTCGTGGACCGCGTAGCGCTGCAGGTCGAAGATCCGGCCGCGGCTCACAGCCCGTGCTCGGTGCGCCAGATGACCTGGTCCTGCAGGGCCCGGCTCATCTCCACCCAGTAGGCGGAGAAGCCGGCCACGCGCACGACCAGGTCCCGGTAGGCCTCGGGCCGCTTCTGGGCGTCGCGCAGCATGCGCGAGTCCACCACGTTGAACTGCACGTGGAAGCCCGGGCCTTCGAAGTAGGTCTTGATGAAGGCCAGCAGGTTGCGCGAGCCGTTGTCTCCGCGCAGGGCCGAGGGATGGAATTTGAGGTTGAGCAGGCCGCCCCGGATCAAGGTATGGTCCACCTTGGAGCTGGAGCGCGCGACCGCGGTCGGGCCCTGGACGTCGGTCCCGGGGAAAGGCGAGGTGACCCCGTCGGCCAGGGGCTCGCCCGCGCGCCGGCCGTCCGGAAACGCCCCGCAGGCTTTGCCGAAGGGCACCGGCGTGGAGATGGCGAGCATGGAGGGATCGTAAGGCTCGCCCAGGTAGTTGTCCTGGCCGGGGACCCAGCGGCAGTACTCGGCGAAGAGGTCGAGGAATATGGAATCGGCCCGGTCGTCGTCGTTGCCCCACTTGGGCGCGGCCAGGGCGCGCTTGCGCAGGGCTTCGTGCCCCTTCCAGTCCGCGGCGAGAGCGGTCTTGAGCTCTCCGAGGCCGCAGGCCTTGTCCTCGAAGCAGAGCTTGCGGATGGCGGCGAAGGAGTTGGCCACGTTGACCAACCCGGAGGAGAGCGTGGTGGGGGTGCGGTTGAGCCGCGCGCCGCCGTCGTCCATGCACAGGCCTCGGCCGAGGCAGTCCTGGACGAACACGGAGCAGAAGACCAAGGGCACGGTGTCCCGGTGCGCGGCCATCGCGTAGTTCCAGTATTGCTGCCAGCGCCGCACCGAGACGCGCATCTTGTCGAGGTAGGAGTCGCGCAGGTCGGCGTAGCTCTTGGGGGAGCGGGGCGCGAAGAGGCGCGCGCCGGTCACGGGGTCCGCGCCGTCGTTGAGGGTGAGGTCGAGGAGCTTGCCGTGGTTGACGAAGCCGGCCTGCACCACCCCGTAGGACATGCCCTGCAGGACCGGCTCGGTGCAGCCGCCCATGGCCGCGTGCTTGCGCACGGTCGCGACGGGGAGCCCGCTGGTCCGGGTCTCGTGGCGGATATAGGTCTTGAGGTTGAAGAATGCGGGGTAGCCGACGCCGGTCTTGACGCATGCGGCGGCTTTGAGCAGGAAGCGCTCGGAGAGGGAGTCGTCGTGCCACACCGAGAGCGTGGGCTGGGTCATCTGCATGCGGATCTGGGCGTCCAGGATGGCCAAGGACAGCTCATTGTCGGCCGGCTTGCCGTCCGCGTCCAGGCCGCCCAGGATGAGGTTCTGGTAGAGGTTGCCGTGGCCCAGGCCCTGCCAGCTGAGGCTGGCGAGGTATTCGATCTGGGTCATCTTGACGAAGAGCTCCTCGAAGAGCTCCACGGCTTGGGCGTAGCCGGCGCCTCGGTAATACGGCAAAAGGGTCTGGTCCAGGCGGCCCGGAGAATAGCCCAGGTGCGAGCCTTCCAGATGGCCCAGGAGATAGGTGAACCAGAAGGACTGCACCGCCTCCTGGAGATCGCGCGGCGGCAGGGCCGGGACGCGGCGGCAAGTCTCGGCCAGCCGCCCCAGCCCCAGCCGGGCCGCCTCGTCGGCGTAGTGGCCCGCGAAGGCCAGAGCCCCTTGAAGGACCCGCTTGGAGGCGCGCCAGAACTGCAATTTCCCGGTCTCCTGCATGCGGCCGGGCCGCCAGGAGCTCAGGCGTTCATCGATCTCCTCGATCGTCCTGAGGTAGCCTTTGGCCAGCGCAGTCTCGAAATCGAGGATCAGGCGGCCTTCAGGGCAGGGCTCGTGGGGGGCCGTGTAGAGG
Above is a window of Elusimicrobiota bacterium DNA encoding:
- a CDS encoding EamA family transporter translates to MNGLLYGLLCLIWGSTWAGIKFGIDGVPPLLGAGLRFALAAAVLAPMAWARPRRALTPDDKAAISSCGFMGFTVSYAAVYWAEQYIASGLTAILYCTMPLFVAVLSAYWTKAERLGARTLAGIGVGMAGTVILFWPAGGLERRQCAGMLAALAGSLASAVNLVTMKKRSRHTDIYVLNCVGMAIGSACLLGLSALSESYSGLRWSQSNVIALVYLSLFGSVAAFLSYYHLIKTMDATPLSLISLIIPIVAVVLGWAFLGEKVTAATGAGIATILAGVCIAVLPARRPKTPAQPAGV
- a CDS encoding ATP-binding protein gives rise to the protein MILLLLQFSKLAGTGAVALGSFILFCWLANHNALLKLPAGLLAVHPATAILFILAGVSLRLSGLTSVRWRRAGQLCAGLLVFIIMAVPVSWFERFFRGPGSAMMQLDPLASLSLLGAGLALIALDVEWPRGFWPAQYLCIAGLSLGLLTLVGYGYGIKPLLHQALSFDVMQLNIALTIAILNLGILCVRPDRGLMALAISQGPGGSTVRVLLPAMIIIPTGLAAIRLAAANTGLYYSVSGSTTFGLANLLVFAILIWWNAASLQRISAEQNRAKQQAEALLFSISDGILMLDEKGLIQLANRRLREFLDLSPALNIEGKSLREVMPDSRLREAVLQACAEPRPNVFREIDLSTEERRRYLRISAVPVVAPATGATLGVITAVRDATFEKDLDKMKEDFLHDITHDLRNPVGSAMGFVDVLLKGTVGELNPEQKSMLASVRRSASRLMGMINNILDIAKMDSGRIQMDLRPASLTAIAGRAVAEMAPLARPKNIKLALETVEDHVVTADAELLLRVVVNLVGNAIKFTPEAGVVTVRVTDKGPAAELEVADTGEGIPLEDQTRIFQKFEQVARQRRGGTGLGLAIAKFFVEAHRGRIWVDSQEGKGSRFTFTIPKGLAHDKDGAVVLGPAPAPPPGQAKKSPQGTEQAKPC
- a CDS encoding glycyl-radical enzyme activating protein, giving the protein MRSLVFLKGCPLSCAWCCNPESQQARPELMRRPGLCVACGRCAAASPDLAAVEACPSGALGLVGREVAAEELLDEIERDRDFYRNSGGGVTFSGGEPFSQAVFLGELLAGCRGRGIHCAVETCGQAQPGTLAALEPAVDLFLFDLKVLDPERHRRLTGQDNRLILDNFRFLAGLCPGRLVPRLTVVPGISDTPENLSALAGLLHELKLGRIELIPYHPLGLGKWEGLGRAPACLPDADPLGGRTEAAARTFAQQGLACSVP